One window of the Saccopteryx bilineata isolate mSacBil1 chromosome 2, mSacBil1_pri_phased_curated, whole genome shotgun sequence genome contains the following:
- the UBE2N gene encoding ubiquitin-conjugating enzyme E2 N isoform X2 encodes MAGLPRRIIKETQRLLAEPVPGIKAEPDESNARYFHVVIAGPQDSPFEGGTFKLELFLPEEYPMAAPKVRFMTKIYHPNVDKLGRICLDILKDKWSPALQIRTVLLSIQALLSAPNPDDPLANDVAEQWKTNEAQAIETARAWTRLYAMNNI; translated from the exons gAAACCCAGCGTTTGCTGGCAGAACCAGTTCCCGGCATTAAAGCAGAACCAGATGAGAGCAACGCCCGTTATTTTCATGTGGTCATTGCTGGCCCCCAGGATTCCCCCTTTGAGGGAGGGACTTTTAAACTTGAACTATTCCTTCCAGAAGAATACCCGATGGCAGCACCTAAAGTACGTTTCATGACCAAAATTTATCATCCTAATGTAGACAAGTTGGGAAGAATATGTTTAGATATTTTGAAAG ATAAGTGGTCCCCAGCACTGCAGATCCGCACGGTTCTGCTATCGATCCAGGCTTTGTTAAGTGCTCCCAATCCAGATGACCCGTTAGCAAATGACGTAGCCGAGCAGTGGAAGACCAACGAAGCCCAGGCCATAGAAACAG CTAGAGCATGGACTAGGCTATATGCCATGAATAATATTTAA